Proteins encoded by one window of Musa acuminata AAA Group cultivar baxijiao chromosome BXJ2-9, Cavendish_Baxijiao_AAA, whole genome shotgun sequence:
- the LOC135623617 gene encoding reactive Intermediate Deaminase A, chloroplastic-like, with product MAFSVVRSAGSPVIDFRGLRARASTPIAAGLCCASVAVSRLWSCPPSKPFFASISASASTSPAAAAVKKEAVQTENAPAALGPYSQAIKANNLVFVSGVLGLVPETGKFVSEHIEEQTEQVLKNMGEILKASGATYASVVKTTIMLADLQDFKKVNEIYAKYFPSPAPSRSTYQVAALPMNARIEIECIAAL from the exons ATGGCGTTTAGCGTTGTAAGGTCCGCTGGATCGCCGGTGATCGACTTCCGGGGGCTGCGTGCCCGTGCGAGTACGCCGATCGCCGCAGGGCTATGCTGCGCCTCTGTCGCCGTCTCCCGCCTCTGGTCCTGTCCCCCGTCCAAGCCCTTCTTCGCCTCCATCTCCGCTTCTGCCTCCACCTCGCCCGCCGCTGCCGCCG TTAAAAAGGAAGCTGTTCAGACAGAAAATGCACCTGCAGCATTGGGACCATATTCTCAAGCTATCAAAGCCAACAACCTTGTTTTTGTTTCTGGTGTTCTTGGTCTTGTTCCTGAG ACAGGAAAGTTTGTTTCTGAGCACATTGAGGAGCAAACAGAACAG GTTCTAAAGAACATGGGGGAGATACTGAAAGCAAGCGGTGCCACCTATGCTTCTGTTGTCAAGACAACTATCAT GTTAGCAGACCTACAGGATTTCAAGAAAGTAAATGAGATATATGCAAAAT ATTTTCCATCTCCTGCACCGTCACGTTCCACTTACCAAGTAGCAGCATTGCCGATGAATGCTAGGATTGAGATCGAGTGTATTGCTGCCCTCTAA
- the LOC135623618 gene encoding L-ascorbate oxidase homolog isoform X1, producing the protein MEKSSLLASFLPLLLLLLPYCVLGDDPYRFFTWNVTYGDIWPMGVKQQGILINGQFPGPQIEAVTNDNLIINVFNSLPETFLLSWNGVQQRRNSWQDGVYGTNCPIPPGGNFTYVMQVKDQIGSYFYFPSLAFHKAAGGFGGIRVLSRPLIPVPFPPPAADYTLLIGDWYKANHTDLRYILDSGRDLPFTDGILINGRGQYGNTFTVEQGKTYRFRVSNVGLATSLNVRIQGHAMLLVEVEGSHTLQNTYSSFDLHLGQSCSFLVTADQPPMDYYIVVSSRFTSTVLSTTAVLHYSNSGGQPVGPPPGGPTIQIDWSLNQARSIRWNLTASGPRPNPQGSYHYGLVNTTRTIRLASSAPVINGKQRYAVNSVSFIPADTPLKVADFYNIPGVFSLGSMPDNPTYGAGYLQTSVMAANFRDYVEIIFENSEDTLQSWHIDGYSFWVVGMDGGQWTPASREGYNLRDAVARCTVQVYPKSWSAIYMPLDNVGMWNIRSENWARQYLGQQFYLRVYSPANSWRDENPIPRNALLCGRASGRRTRPL; encoded by the exons ATGGAGAAGAGTAGCCTCTTGGCCTCTTTCCTCCCGCTGCTGCTGCTCTTGCTGCCTTACTGTGTCTTGGGGGATGACCCTTACAGGTTCTTCACCTGGAATGTGACCTATGGCGATATCTGGCCCATGGGAGTCAAGCAACAG GGGATTTTGATCAATGGCCAGTTCCCAGGACCACAGATCGAGGCCGTCACCAATGACAACCTTATCATCAATGTCTTTAATAGCTTGCCGGAGACCTTCCTCCTCTCCTG GAATGGGGTACAGCAGAGAAGGAACTCATGGCAAGATGGTGTTTATGGCACCAACTGCCCCATTCCCCCTGGTGGGAACTTTACGTACGTCATGCAAGTGAAGGACCAGATCGGCAGCTACTTCTACTTCCCCTCGCTGGCCTTCCACAAGGCTGCCGGTGGATTTGGTGGCATCAGAGTTCTAAGCCGCCCGCTGATCCCGGTGCCTTTCCCTCCTCCTGCAGCTGATTACACTCTGTTGATCGGTGACTGGTACAAGGCCAACCACACT GACCTGAGATATATACTGGACAGTGGCAGAGATCTTCCCTTCACTGATGGCATTCTGATCAATGGCAGAGGACAGTATGGGAACACCTTCACTGTCGAACAAG GCAAAACGTATCGGTTTCGGGTGTCGAATGTGGGGTTGGCGACGTCGTTGAACGTGAGGATTCAAGGCCATGCGATGCTGCTGGTGGAGGTGGAAGGCTCACACACCTTGCAGAACACCTACTCCTCCTTCGATCTCCATTTGGGCCAGTCTTGCTCGTTCCTCGTCACGGCAGATCAACCACCCATGGACTACTACATCGTGGTTTCGTCCCGGTTCACGAGCACCGTGCTGTCAACCACCGCCGTCCTCCACTACAGCAACTCTGGCGGGCAGCCCGTCGGTCCGCCGCCTGGAGGGCCGACGATTCAGATCGACTGGTCCCTCAACCAGGCGCGATCTATTCG ATGGAATCTGACAGCGAGTGGCCCGAGACCGAATCCGCAAGGCTCATATCACTATGGTCTCGTGAACACCACAAGAACCATCAGGCTCGCAAGCTCTGCTCCTGTCATCAATGGCAAGCAAAGATACGCTGTCAACAGCGTCTCCTTCATCCCAGCTGACACTCCACTAAAAGTGGCCGACTTCTACAACATCCCCGGCGTCTTCTCGCTCGGAAGCATGCCGGACAACCCGACCTACGGAGCTGGTTATCTCCAGACCTCGGTCATGGCGGCTAATTTCAGAGACTACGTCGAGATCATCTTCGAGAACTCGGAGGACACCTTGCAATCATGGCATATCGATGGGTATTCCTTCTGGGTTGTAGG AATGGATGGAGGGCAATGGACTCCGGCAAGCAGGGAGGGTTACAACCTGAGGGATGCAGTGGCTCGTTGCACAGTTCAG gtgTACCCCAAGTCATGGTCTGCAATCTACATGCCTTTGGACAACGTAGGAATGTGGAACATCAGGTCCGAGAACTGGGCTCGCCAGTACTTGGGGCAGCAGTTCTACCTCCGAGTGTACTCTCCGGCCAACTCATGGAGGGATGAGAATCCCATCCCGAGGAACGCCCTCCTCTGCGGCCGGGCGTCGGGGCGCAGGACGAGGCCGCTCTGA
- the LOC135623618 gene encoding L-ascorbate oxidase homolog isoform X2, whose amino-acid sequence MAISGPWESSNRNGVQQRRNSWQDGVYGTNCPIPPGGNFTYVMQVKDQIGSYFYFPSLAFHKAAGGFGGIRVLSRPLIPVPFPPPAADYTLLIGDWYKANHTDLRYILDSGRDLPFTDGILINGRGQYGNTFTVEQGKTYRFRVSNVGLATSLNVRIQGHAMLLVEVEGSHTLQNTYSSFDLHLGQSCSFLVTADQPPMDYYIVVSSRFTSTVLSTTAVLHYSNSGGQPVGPPPGGPTIQIDWSLNQARSIRWNLTASGPRPNPQGSYHYGLVNTTRTIRLASSAPVINGKQRYAVNSVSFIPADTPLKVADFYNIPGVFSLGSMPDNPTYGAGYLQTSVMAANFRDYVEIIFENSEDTLQSWHIDGYSFWVVGMDGGQWTPASREGYNLRDAVARCTVQVYPKSWSAIYMPLDNVGMWNIRSENWARQYLGQQFYLRVYSPANSWRDENPIPRNALLCGRASGRRTRPL is encoded by the exons ATGGCGATATCTGGCCCATGGGAGTCAAGCAACAG GAATGGGGTACAGCAGAGAAGGAACTCATGGCAAGATGGTGTTTATGGCACCAACTGCCCCATTCCCCCTGGTGGGAACTTTACGTACGTCATGCAAGTGAAGGACCAGATCGGCAGCTACTTCTACTTCCCCTCGCTGGCCTTCCACAAGGCTGCCGGTGGATTTGGTGGCATCAGAGTTCTAAGCCGCCCGCTGATCCCGGTGCCTTTCCCTCCTCCTGCAGCTGATTACACTCTGTTGATCGGTGACTGGTACAAGGCCAACCACACT GACCTGAGATATATACTGGACAGTGGCAGAGATCTTCCCTTCACTGATGGCATTCTGATCAATGGCAGAGGACAGTATGGGAACACCTTCACTGTCGAACAAG GCAAAACGTATCGGTTTCGGGTGTCGAATGTGGGGTTGGCGACGTCGTTGAACGTGAGGATTCAAGGCCATGCGATGCTGCTGGTGGAGGTGGAAGGCTCACACACCTTGCAGAACACCTACTCCTCCTTCGATCTCCATTTGGGCCAGTCTTGCTCGTTCCTCGTCACGGCAGATCAACCACCCATGGACTACTACATCGTGGTTTCGTCCCGGTTCACGAGCACCGTGCTGTCAACCACCGCCGTCCTCCACTACAGCAACTCTGGCGGGCAGCCCGTCGGTCCGCCGCCTGGAGGGCCGACGATTCAGATCGACTGGTCCCTCAACCAGGCGCGATCTATTCG ATGGAATCTGACAGCGAGTGGCCCGAGACCGAATCCGCAAGGCTCATATCACTATGGTCTCGTGAACACCACAAGAACCATCAGGCTCGCAAGCTCTGCTCCTGTCATCAATGGCAAGCAAAGATACGCTGTCAACAGCGTCTCCTTCATCCCAGCTGACACTCCACTAAAAGTGGCCGACTTCTACAACATCCCCGGCGTCTTCTCGCTCGGAAGCATGCCGGACAACCCGACCTACGGAGCTGGTTATCTCCAGACCTCGGTCATGGCGGCTAATTTCAGAGACTACGTCGAGATCATCTTCGAGAACTCGGAGGACACCTTGCAATCATGGCATATCGATGGGTATTCCTTCTGGGTTGTAGG AATGGATGGAGGGCAATGGACTCCGGCAAGCAGGGAGGGTTACAACCTGAGGGATGCAGTGGCTCGTTGCACAGTTCAG gtgTACCCCAAGTCATGGTCTGCAATCTACATGCCTTTGGACAACGTAGGAATGTGGAACATCAGGTCCGAGAACTGGGCTCGCCAGTACTTGGGGCAGCAGTTCTACCTCCGAGTGTACTCTCCGGCCAACTCATGGAGGGATGAGAATCCCATCCCGAGGAACGCCCTCCTCTGCGGCCGGGCGTCGGGGCGCAGGACGAGGCCGCTCTGA
- the LOC135585238 gene encoding dof zinc finger protein DOF1.4-like, producing MMGERLLVTAINSDDDNITATSSNSSSGTTTSSGNNETNKNNMIHASSTTSGAAARVMDKPSAQDQSQAVLRCPRCDSSNTKFCYYNNYSLSQPRHFCKACKRYWTRGGTLRNVPVGGGCRRNKRAKKPAAAPVAPPNHPHRRPLLPPDPVPSLLVQRHSPSHLDAAALYALQTASSSSDMSLTLPIILNSLHIPSCTTAFDLQPHLGAPGLGLPSNPQRENEYHLGELQPLSPVDDYPLFGSSLPSASLLASSIKQLKQVEDYQAILPFDELQASGIGGSLNAMTKEVKWEGQTNNLMNSCTDWQIPSVNSLDNFGPAAATYWNVVIGGTGGWPDGMNYGSSVTPLI from the coding sequence ATGATGGGTGAAAGGCTACTGGTCACTGCAATCAACAGCGACGACGATAATATCACCGCtaccagcagcaacagcagcagcggcaCCACCACCAGCAGCGGCAACAACGAGACCAACaagaacaatatgattcatgctagtTCTACTACTTCCGGTGCTGCTGCTAGGGTTATGGACAAGCCATCAGCGCAAGATCAATCGCAGGCCGTCCTGAGATGCCCTCGCTGCGATTCGTcgaacaccaagttctgctactacaacaattACAGCCTATCGCAGCCGCGGCACTTCTGCAAGGCCTGTAAGCGATACTGGACGCGCGGCGGCACCCTCCGGAACGTCCCGGTAGGTGGCGGGTGCCGCAGGAACAAGCGCGCCAAGAAGCCGGCGGCTGCCCCCGTGGCACCGCCGAACCATCCGCACCGCCGCCCTCTTCTGCCGCCTGATCCGGTCCCTTCCCTCTTGGTGCAGAGACATTCTCCATCCCACCTCGACGCCGCTGCGCTTTACGCTCTGCAAACGGCGTCCTCATCGTCGGATATGAGCCTCACGTTGCCAATTATTCTGAACAGTCTCCACATCCCCTCTTGCACTACTGCCTTCGATCTGCAGCCTCATCTCGGCGCACCCGGACTCGGGCTTCCATCCAATCCGCAGCGTGAGAACGAGTACCATCTCGGTGAGCTTCAGCCATTGTCGCCGGTGGACGACTATCCACTGTTTGGATCATCTTTGCCATCTGCATCACTGCTAGCGTCGAGCATTAAGCAGCTCAAGCAAGTGGAGGACTACCAGGCCATATTGCCCTTCGATGAACTGCAAGCCTCTGGCATCGGTGGGAGTCTTAATGCCATGACGAAGGAAGTGAAGTGGGAAGGGCAAACCAATAATTTGATGAACAGCTGCACAGATTGGCAGATTCCATCAGTGAACTCGTTGGATAATTTTGGTCCAGCTGCAGCCACGTACTGGAATGTAGTCATCGGCGGCACCGGTGGTTGGCCGGACGGCATGAACTATGGTTCATCAGTCACTCCTCTGATCTAG